In Longimicrobium sp., the sequence CTGCCCGCCGTGGGGGTTCTGGGCGCTGCTCATGGCGCTGACCGCCTTGTTCGCGAGTCCGCCGCGGCCCCACAGCGGCCCGAGCTGGTCGATGAAGGCGCGCATCTGGCTCGCCATCACGCCGAAGCGCGTGGGGGCGCTGATCAGGATGGCGTTCGCCCAGTCCAGATCCTCCAGGGTGGCAACGGGGACCTGGGCGGTGTGCTCGGCGTGCGCCTTCCACGCGTCCTGTCCGTTGACCACGCCCTCCGGCGCCGTCTCGCGCGCCTTGAGGAGACGCACCTCCGCCCCCTCGGCCTGCGCCGCTTCCGCGGCGATCTCGGCCATCCGGTGGTTGGTGCCGTAGGTGCTGTAATAGACGATCGCCAGCCGCACGTTTGCCATCTTTCCTCGCTCTGCTTTCCCCGTTGGCGCCGGCGCCACAACCGAGGGCGCCCGCAAGAAGTGTTTCAG encodes:
- the wrbA gene encoding NAD(P)H:quinone oxidoreductase gives rise to the protein MANVRLAIVYYSTYGTNHRMAEIAAEAAQAEGAEVRLLKARETAPEGVVNGQDAWKAHAEHTAQVPVATLEDLDWANAILISAPTRFGVMASQMRAFIDQLGPLWGRGGLANKAVSAMSSAQNPHGGQETTLISMYTTFMHWGAILVPPGYTDPAVFASGGNPYGASVTQTGTVGAEDEAAIRHQARRLVQVAAKLAA